One Setaria italica strain Yugu1 chromosome I, Setaria_italica_v2.0, whole genome shotgun sequence DNA window includes the following coding sequences:
- the LOC101759766 gene encoding guanine nucleotide-binding protein subunit gamma 2: MRGEANGGEDRRPRGEDQEHEDDEEEERRGGEGAPPQRHVQAQRPAARPSTDPQHQQHPPPPPGVMRNVGYVGKHRLSAAISRLDQELQSLQEELNELETMEPASTACQDVITSTEGKPDPLLPITSGPENSSWDRWFQRVRSSRSNKWWASRGSDFS; the protein is encoded by the exons ATGAGGGGGGAGGCCAACGGAGGGGAGGACCGCCGGCCGCGGGGCGAGGACCAGGagcacgaggacgacgaggaggaggagcggcgcgggGGCGAGGGAGCGCCGCCTCAGAGGCACGTGCAGGCGCAGAGGCCCGCCGCGCGGCCTTCCACCGAcccgcagcaccagcagcacccgccgccgccgccgggggtgATGAGGAACGTCGGCTACGTCGGCAAGCACCGCCTCTCCGCCGCCATCAGCCGCCTCGACCAGGAGCTCCAGTCCCTCCAG GAGGAACTGAATGAGCTTGAAACCATGGAACCTGCATCTACTGCATGCCAGGA TGTGATCACAAGTACAGAAGGGAAACCAGACCCGCTTCTTCCTAT CACCAGTGGTCCGGAGAACTCTTCTTGGGACAGATGGTTTCAGCGGGTTCGCAGCTCCCGCAGCAACAAATGGTGGGCATCAAGAGGCTCTGACTTCTCTTAG
- the LOC101760585 gene encoding uncharacterized protein LOC101760585: MAAARRLFSFHHLALHPRAPARPLAAAVAVAVPHRRGKHDAVTCKATGKTKAKSKAKAGGKGGERLQRRPLEEHLKRRTRSAAAFDADLYGRHGHAHHVPVLLGEVLAAFRRPRSLRSFVDCTVGAAGHSLAMMEAHPEMELYVGMDIDPTALEIGRGHIETFLAGREGNGAEDSSLQGTLRAYTHVKNFKYIKQVLGSVDESLAVGSSGVDGILIDLGMSSMQVNRSNRGFSILQDGPLDMRMDPKATLRAEDILNSWPELEVGRILRDYGEESNWQFLQKQIVKAREMGGLHSTGDLVKLIQRKCNVSKGRQGWIKTATRVFQALRIAVNDELRVLEDSLHSSFDCLATGGRLAVISFHSLEDRIVKKTFLELIHGGEADDEEDDEDDLALPDIDDEDEPWFNQRLQGRNGIVLTKRPITPSQEEEKLNQRCRSAKLRVIQKA; encoded by the exons atggCAGCGGCCCGGCGCCTCTTCTCTTTCCACCACCTCGCCCTCCacccccgcgcgcccgcgcgccctctcgccgccgccgttgccgtcgcGGTTCCGCATCGCCGCGGCAAGCATGACGCAGTCACCTGCAAGGCCACCGGGAAGACCAAGGCCAAGTCCAAGGCGAAGGCGGGTGGTAAGGGCGGCGagcggctgcagcggcggccgctGGAGGAGCACCTCAAGCGGCGCACGCGCTCCGCGGCCGCCTTCGATGCCGACCTCTACGGCCGCCACGGCCACGCGCACCACGTCCCCGTGTTGCTCGGCGAGGTCCTCGCCGCCTTCCGCCGGCCCCGCTCGCTCCGCTCCTTCGTCGACTgcaccgtcggcgccgccgggcaCTCCCTCGCC ATGATGGAGGCACACCCGGAGATGGAGCTGTACGTTGGCATGGACATCGACCCCACTGCCCTGGAGATCGGTCGTGGGCACATTGAGACCTTCCTTGCTGGTAGGGAAGGAAATGGAGCTGAAGATAGTTCCTTGCAGGGAACGCTGCGTGCCTACACTCACGTCAAGAACTTCAAGTACATCAAGCAAGTTCTTGGTAGTGTTGACGAGAGCCTAGCTGTTGGATCGTCTGGAGTTGATGGCATCCTCATTGACCTTGGCATGTCATCCATGCAG GTAAACAGATCAAACAGAGGATTCAGTATCCTCCAGGATGGCCCTCTCGATATGCGCATGGACCCTAAG GCAACTTTAAGAGCAGAGGATATCTTGAATTCTTGGCCGGAGCTTGAAGTTGGACGTATCCTGCGTGATTATGGGGAGGAAAGCAATTGGCAATTCCTTCAGAAGCAAATTGTTAAAGCCCGGGAAATGGGTGGTCTGCACTCTACTGGGGACCTTGTCAAACTAATCCAGAGAAAATGTAACGTCTCAAAAG GACGGCAGGGCTGGATTAAGACTGCAACAAGAGTGTTTCAGGCCCTCAGGATTGCAGTTAATGATGAACTCCGGGTTCTGGAAGATTCACTCCATTCAAGCTTTGACTGCCTAGCGACAGGTGGCCGTCTTGCTGTAATCTCGTTCCACAGCCTGGAGGACAGAATTGTGAAGAAGACCTTCTTGGAGCTCATCCATGGGGGTGaagctgatgatgaagaggatgatgaagacGACCTGGCACTCCCTGACatcgatgatgaagatgaaccaTGGTTTAACCAGAGACTGCAAGGAAGGAACGGGATCGTCCTCACGAAAAGACCAATAACCCCTTCTCAAGAGGAGGAAAAACTAAATCAGAGGTGCAGAAGTGCGAAGCTCAGAGTTATCCAGAAGGCCTGA
- the LOC101760180 gene encoding uncharacterized protein LOC101760180, with product MAAMAAPRCTSSSSAFLGLPHSNGRQRHGNSCRFVASANPAPVSATLDKETTAAAKPRRSRNRRSRKATKSGSMTVLAPDEPAEAANGSGGGRGMVALDDVIVNPVGLGRRSRQVFDEVWRKFSRLGQMSSASSAAVAEQDPAVLFRGGPMCEFTVPGAQDTTVLVVGATSRIGRIVVRKLMLRGYNVKALVRRNDPEVIDMIPRSVEIVVGDVGDPSSVQAAVSGCNKVIYCATARSTITGDLNRVDNQGVRNVTKAFQDYYNQLAQSRAGKSSKSKLTIAKFKSAKSVKGWEVRQGSYFQDIYPSRFDGGTDASFEFAESGQAVFSGFVFTRGGYVEMSKRLSLPLGSTLDRYDGLLLSVGGNGRSYVIILETGPLADTSQSKKYFARMNTKVGFCRVRVPFSAFRPVNPQDPPLDPFLVHTLTIRFEPKKQRPGDSSEGASDPRNFELKMEFIKALPSGQETDIVLVSCTGSGIEANRREQVLKAKKAGEDALRRSGLGYTIVRPGLLQEEPGGQRALIFDQGSRISQGISCADVADICVKALHDSTARNKSFDVCYEHVSEQGNELYELVAHLPDKANNYLAPALSVLEKNT from the exons ATggctgccatggcggcgcccCGCTGcacgtcgtcgtcctcggcgtTCCTCGGCCTCCCGCACAGCAATGGCAGGCAGCGCCATGGCAATTCATGCCGCTTCGTTGCCAGCGCCAATCCGGCGCCGGTGTCCGCCACGCTGGACAAGGagaccacggcggcggcgaagcccCGGAGGTCACGGAACCGCCGGTCCAGGAAGGCGACTAAGTCCGGCTCCATGACGGTGCTCGCCCCCGACGAGCCCGCGGAGGCGGCgaatggcagcggcggcggcagggggatGGTGGCGCTGGACGACGTGATCGTGAACCCGGTGGGGTTGGGCCGGCGGTCCCGGCAGGTGTTCGACGAGGTGTGGCGCAAGTTCTCGCGGCTCGGCCAGATGTccagcgcctcctccgccgcggtgGCCGAGCAGGACCCCGCCGTCCTCTTCCGCGGCGGGCCCATGTGCGAGTTCACCGTGCCCGGCGCGCAGGACACCACCGTCCTCGTCGTTGGCGCCACCAGCCGCATCGGCCGCATCGTCGTCCGCAAGCTCATGCTCCGCGGGTACAACGTCAAG GCATTGGTCAGGAGAAATGATCCGGAAGTGATCGACATGATTCCGAGGTCTGTGGAAATCGTGGTTGGCGATGTCGGCGATCCTTCTTCAGTTCAGGCTGCTGTATCAGGTTGCAACAAGGTAATCTACTGCGCTACCGCACGTTCTACTATCACCGGAGACCTCAACAGGGTTGATAACCAAGGAGTGAGGAATGTTACCAAGGCTTTCCAG GATTACTACAATCAGCTGGCCCAGTCAAGGGCTGGTAAAAGCAGCAAGAGCAAACTGACGATTGCTAAATTCAAATCTGCCAAATCTGTGAAAGgatgggaggtgcggcagggATCATACTTTCAGGATATCTACCCTTCTAGATTCGATGGAGGCACCGATGCGTCATTTGAGTTTGCAGAAAGTGGACAGGCTGTTTTCTCAG GGTTTGTTTTCACAAGGGGTGGCTACGTTGAAATGTCTAAACGGCTTTCGCTTCCTCTGGGTTCCACCCTAGACAG GTATGATGGATTGCTTCTTTCGGTGGGTGGAAATGGAAGATCATATGTTATTATTCTTGAGACTGGTCCGCTGGCTGACACCTCACAGAGCAAGAAGTATTTTGCCCGGATGAACACAAAAGTTGGGTTTTGCAGG GTAAGAGTGCCGTTTTCAGCTTTCCGGCCAGTAAACCCACAGGATCCTCCACTGGACCCGTTTCTTGTGCACACACTAACCATCAGGTTTGAGCCCAAGAAGCAG AGACCTGGTGATTCATCTGAAGGAGCTAGTGACCCCAGAAACTTTGAGCTGAAAATGGAGTTTATAAAAGCTTTACCG AGTGGTCAAGAAACAGACATTGTGCTGGTCTCATGCACTGGCTCAGGAATTGAAGCCAACAGGCGAGAACAAGTCCTCAAAGCGAAGAAG GCTGGAGAGGATGCATTGAGGAGATCTGGCCTCGGATATACGATTGTGCGCCCAGGTCTGCTGCAG GAAGAACCAGGGGGCCAGCGCGCCTTGATCTTCGACCAAGGGAGCAGGATCTCTCAG GGCATCAGCTGCGCCGATGTGGCGGACATCTGCGTGAAAGCGCTGCACGATTCGACGGCGAGGAACAAGAGCTTCGAT GTGTGCTACGAGCATGTCTCGGAGCAAGGGAATGAGCTGTATGAACTC GTGGCTCATCTGCCAGACAAGGCCAACAACTACCTGGCCCCGGCTCTCTCGGTTCTGGAGAAGAACACCTGA
- the LOC101759362 gene encoding ATP-dependent DNA helicase Q-like 4A, with protein MQANNNPPRVNWQHHANAIEGSSSKDDFLSSSFLFSLPTQRPNPEANREGMLSLRSSACKIQGTERLQVPWIEKAWRSLCNTQVACRSYLRPGLSAKVKDCDKGHARIYGEGSYNINKMETVPGNRILSQESTHRPCESGSVENNSIHQPTGIDSSTRTYQSNHVVQTDIMRARNQYNYVRTDAGLHQAAPVADSMCTDDKLDAMDDDDILASIDVDRIVMEHYQAMNTPRGSASQNTSTPPGNKCNFNGIDETNLPQELSELCNHQCKLAFCPKAMDHLQEMKNEMIAVADELLDDDGKLNLQRSEELRKKRLHLKKQIQLLEEYMARSSQDEERQRSHSMASTAAIQGHLPPMTPGSTFMMDSSRFQSQVYIRNGPGNSDLCYSPAPYSCSDNLSMPLHSVWREYTPKVIDTNYTEGSADKRWSSTNFPWTKELEAKNRNKFGNRSFRPNQREVINATMSGNDVFVLMPTGGGKSLTYQLPALISEGLTLVVCPLVSLIQDQIMHLSQANIPATYLSASMEWPEQQEILRGLMSCHYKLLYVTPEKIAKSNSLTGLLDNLYSQGHLSRIVIDEAHCVSQWGHDFRPDYKNLGVLKQNFPKTPVLALTATATARVKEDVVQALGLANCIVFRQSFNRPNLRYLLRPKTKKCLEDIDNFIRTNHFKECGIIYCLSRMDCEKVAEKLRECGHSVSHYHGSMDPVDRTRVQKQWSKDKINIICATVAFGMGINKPDVRFVIHHSLPKSIEGYHQECGRAGRDGLPSSCLLYYQYSDYIRVRHMLTQGVAEQTAPPRGSYSNSNEQALKTHKENLLHMVSYCENDVDCRRLLQLIHFGEMFDPSRCAKTCDNCLKELTWVEKDVTNIARQMVELVTMTGQSHSSSHILEVYRGSVSQNVKKQRHDALPLHGAGKHLAKGDAARIMRHLVTEGILIEDVKKSDNIYGSISSVLKANHSKANELRSGKHSIVLKFPAPDKASKMGKLDASLFPQINKTVQQQSEVDENLSSMLFDALLSLREQIMDECNEGYHAYHIFKKDSLKEMSIRVPRTKEELLEINGIGKAKVKKYGDRVLATIEDFLSKHPNPRRNSSGSGSNEHTEAKKRRGFTASYAGSIADDDFEERTAQSKKRAAKTRSTKQGVSDATSMVHGARCMDADLDGVEVLDDELCSIQKPVASGRVLPKWAPAKAKGSSVPPSNLFQEFGYVK; from the exons ATGCAAGCCAATAACAATCCACCAAGGGTCAACTGGCAGCATCATGCAAATGCTATTGAAGGCTCCTCTAGCAAAGATGACTTTCTGAGTTCAAGCTTTCTGTTCTCTTTGCCAACTCAAAGGCCTAACCCAGAAGCAAACCGCGAGGGGATGCTTTCTCTAAG GTCCTCTGCTTGTAAAATTCAAGGCACAGAGCGTCTTCAAGTTCCGTGGATTGAGAAG gCCTGGCGTTCTCTATGCAACACTCAGGTTGCCTGCAGGAGCTATTTAAGACCTGGTTTATCTGCAAAAGTGAAAGACTGCGATAAGGGTCATGCTCGCATTTATGGAGAAGGCtcatataacattaacaagATGGAAACTGTGCCAGGAAATAGGATTCTCTCTCAGGAAAGCACGCACCGACCCTGTGAAAGTGGTTCTGTGGAGAACAATAGCATCCATCAGCCTACTGGCATTGACTCCTCTACAAGGACTTACCAGAGCAACCATGTGGTGCAGACAGATATAATGAGAGCAAGAAATCAGTACAATTATGTAAGAACCGATGCTGGACTACACCAGGCTGCTCCAGTTGCTGATAGCATGTGCACTGATGATAAATTAGAtgccatggatgatgatgatattctggCG AGTATTGATGTGGACCGAATAGTTATGGAACATTATCAAGCAATGAATACACCCAGAGGATCCGCATCCCAAAACACGTCAACTCCACCAGGAAACAAGTGTAATTTCAATGGCATTGATGAGACCAATTTACCACAAGAACTCTCTGAATTATGTAACCATCAGTGCAAG TTAGCTTTTTGCCCAAAGGCAATGGATCACTTGCAGGAGATGAAGAATGAGATGATTGCAGTAGCCGATGAgcttcttgatgatgatggtaAACTCAACCTTCAACGTTCCGAAGAGCTTCGTAAAAAACG ATTGCATCTTAAGAAGCAGATTCAGCTACTCGAGGAGTATATGGCAAGGTCTTCCCAGGATGAAGAGAGACAGAGATCACACTCTATGGCATCCACAGCAGCTATACAGGGGCATCTCCCACCTATGACCCCCGGAAGCACTTTTATGATGGATAGCAGTAGGTTCCAGTCTCAGGTTTACATCAGAAATGGGCCTGGGAATAGTGATTTATGCTATTCTCCCGCTCCATATTCCTGTTCAGATAATCTAAGCATGCCATTACATTCTGTATGGAGAGAATATACCCCGAAGGTTATCGATACCAACTACACTGAAGGTTCTGCTGATAAAAGATGGAGTAGTACTAATTTCCCATGGACTAAGGAACTTGAG GCCAAGAACAGAAATAAGTTTGGAAACCGTTCTTTCCGTCCAAACCAGCGAGAAGTAATCAATGCCACAATGAGTGGGAATGATGTTTTTGTTTTGATGCCAACTGGTGGTGGGAAAAGTTTGACATATCAG CTTCCAGCACTTATTAGTGAGGGCTTAACGTTAGTAGTTTGCCCTCTTGTCTCACTCATCCAAGACCAGATCATGCACTTGTCACAG GCAAATATTCCTGCAACTTATCTGAGTGCCAGCATGGAATGGCCTGAACAGCAAGAGATCTTAAGAGGCTTAATGTCATGCCACTACAAGTTGTTGTACGTCACTCCAGAGAAAATAGCTAA GAGTAATTCGCTGACGGGACTATTGGATAATTTATATTCACAAGGGCATCTTTCTAGAATTGTTATTGATGAAGCTCATTGTGTAAGCCAATGGGGTCATGACTTCCGACCTGATTACAAG AACTTAGGTGTTCTAAAACAAAATTTCCCCAAGACACCAGTCCTGGCCTTGACTGCAACAGCAACTGCTAGGGTTAAGGAAGATGTCGTGCAAGCTTTAGGCCTTGCAAACTGCATTGTTTTCAGACAAAGTTTTAATCGTCCAAATCTAAG GTACCTCTTAAGGCCCAAGACAAAGAAATGCCTTGAGGACATTGATAACTTTATCCGCACAAATCATTTTAAAGAATGTGGCATCATATACTGCCTTTCAAGAATGGATTGTGAAAAAGTGGCAGAAAAACTAAGG GAATGTGGACACAGTGTATCACACTACCATGGTAGCATGGATCCTGTGGATAGAACACGTGTACAGAAGCAATGGAGTAAGGATAAGATCAACATAATCTGTGCTACAGTTGCATTTGGCATGG GTATCAATAAACCTGATGTTCGCTTTGTTATTCATCATTCGCTGCCCAAGTCAATTGAAGGATATCATCAG GAGTGTGGACGTGCTGGGAGAGATGGGCTACCTTCCTCTTGTTTGTTGTATTACCAGTATTCTGACTAT ATTCGGGTCAGACACATGCTTACACAAGGAGTTGCAGAGCAAACAGCACCACCACGTGGAAGCTATTCAAATTCAAATGAGCAAGCACTTAAGACACACAAGGAGAATCTCCTGCACATG GTCAGTTACTGTGAAAACGATGTGGATTGCAGACGCCTACTTCAACTGATCCATTTTGGAGAGATGTTTGATCCTTCACGTTGTGCAAAAACCTGTGATAACTGCTTGAAAGAGTTGACATGGGTTGAGAAAGATGTCACCAATATTGCTAGGCAGATG GTTGAGCTGGTCACAATGACAGGGCAGTCACATTCATCTTCTCACATTCTTGAAGTTTACAGAGGGTCTGTGAGCCAAAAT GTCAAGAAGCAGCGTCATGATGCTTTACCTCTTCATGGAGCTGGGAAGCATCTAGCTAAAGGTGATGCAGCAAGGATAATGCGACATTTAGTAACTGAGGGAATACTTATTGAGGATGTGAAAAAGAGTGACAACATATACGGATCAATATCATCTGTACTAAAG GCTAATCATTCAAAAGCTAATGAGCTTCGCTCTGGCAAACACAGCATTGTCCTGAA GTTCCCTGCTCCTGATAAGGCCTCCAAGATGGGGAAACTTGATGCATCATTATTTCCACAAATCAATAAGACCGTTCAGCAACAAAGTGAAGTTGATGAG AACCTTTCATCGATGCTCTTCGATGCTTTACTTAGCCTTAGGGAACAGATAATGGATGAGTGTAATGAAGGATACCATGCGTACCACATATTCAA AAAGGACTCGCTGAAGGAAATGAGCATCCGAGTACCAAGGACAAAAGAAGAGCTCTTGGAGATAAACGGCATCGGCAA GGCAAAGGTCAAGAAGTACGGGGACCGTGTGCTGGCAACCATCGAGGACTTCCTCAGCAAACACCCAAATCCAAGGAGaaacagcagcggcagcggcagcaacgAGCACACCGAGGCCAAGAAGCGAAGAGGCTTCACTGCCAGCTACGCTGGAAGCATCGCCGACGATGACTTCGAAGAGCGCACGGCTCAGTCCAAGAAGCGCGCGGCGAAGACGCGGAGCACCAAGCAGGGGGTATCTGACGCCACGAGCATGGTCCACGGCGCCCGCTGTATGGACGCTGATCTGGATGGAGTTGAGGTGTTGGACGACGAGCTGTGCAGCATTCAGAAGCCCGTGGCTTCTGGCAGGGTTCTGCCGAAGTGGGCGCCGGCCAAAGCCAAGGGCAGCAGCGTTCCTCCTTCTAActtattccaagaatttggatACGTGAAGTAA